The genomic region TAAAAGACAGCTCGAGGGGGTTCCGGACCAGGAGGCGTTCCTCGTCGGGACGCAGCTGCACACCCTGGAGGGGATCGCCAAGGTGACCACACTTGAGCTGGACGTGGACCGTGCAGCAGGCAAGTTCTCCGGCCATTTCATGTGGGAGAACTCCTGGGAGGGGAATTGGCACAAGAAGCACTACGGGGTTCATACCGCCCCGACCTGCTGGAGCCAGCTGGGGTATGCCTGCGGCTACACCTCGACGCTGATGGGGCGCCCGATCCTCTACAAGGAGGTGGAGTGCGTCGGCAAGGGTGACAGACATTGCCGCACCGTCGGCAAACCGCTTGAGGAGTGGGAGGACGCCGCCGAGTTCAGGAGGATATTCCATCCCGACCCCATAGTCGACGAACTGATAGAACTGCAGACCCAGGTGGTGGAGCTGCGCTCGGCGATCAACGAGAAGGAAAAGCTGCCGGCGGACGTGGTCGGCAAGTCCCAGGCCTTCACAACTGCCTTCGGGCTGCTCAAGCAGGCAGCGGCAAGCCAGATCACGGTCCTTTTGCAGGGGGAGACGGGGGTGGGCAAGGAGGTGTTCGCGCGCACCCTGCATGAGCGCAGCAGCAGGAGCAAGGCTTCGTTCATCGCCGTAAACTGCGCCGCCATCCCCCACGACCTGGTGGAATCGGAGCTCTTCGGCGTGGAGAAGGGGGCCTACACAGGCGCCCTGACCTCGCGCCCGGGACGCTTCGAGCGGGCCGACGGCGGCACCTTGTTCCTGGACGAGATCGGCGATCTGCCTCTGCCGGCGCAGGCAAAACTTCTGCGCGTGCTGCAGGAAGGAGAAATCGAGCGGCTGGGGGACCACAAGGTCCGCAAGGTGGACGTAAGACTGGTGGCGGCGACCAACATCGACCTGAAACAGCTGGTGCAGGAGGGGAAATTCCGCTCGGACCTCTACTACCGCCTGAACGCGTTCCTGGTCAAGATTCCCTCTTTAAGGGAGCGCAAGGATGACATCCTGCTCCTTGCGGAGCGCTTCGTGGAGAAATACGCGGCCATACAGGGAAAGAGGCTGCGTGGCTTCACCGACAAGGCGAAGCGGGCCCTTTTGGCTTACCACTGGCCTGGAAACATCAGGGAGTTGCAGAACATGGTGGAGCGGGGGGTGATACTGGCCCAGCCCGGCTCGCGTATCGAGCTGGACCAGATGTTCTCCTCCACTGCGGAGGAGGGAAGCGTCGAATACGGCGTCAGCAGCACAGGTAGCCTCGACATCAACCGCGACTCGACCGGAAAGGAGCTCTGCGAGGCGGTCCTCGACGGGGGGCTGACGCTGGAGCAGGTGGAAAGCATGCTGATCCGGGCCGCGGTGGAGAAGGAGGGGGGGAACCTTGCCGCTTCGGCAAGGGCCCTGGGGCTCACCCGCCCGCAGCTTGCCTACCGCCTGGGGAGCCTGCAGCAGAAGGGGGACAGCTCTTTCCGCCTCGAGGACCCATTCGCGAACCCCGACCTCTACTGAGATCTAGCCGTAGATGCCCCTTCTCATCCTGTCCTGCATCATCTCGTGCATCCGCTCGTCGACGTTGGCGGCCGTGATCCCGGATTCCCTGCAGAACTTGCGCACAGGCTCGACCTGGTCCGGGCGCTTCAGATCGTCCAGGCGCAGCAGGCGACCCGTCCTCTTCCCCACCTGGAACAACATCCGCTGATCCGGCTCCAGCTCCAGGAATCTCCTCGGGACAGCGACCAGGCGCTCCTTGCCTGCCGGGAAAGCGCCGTTTATCTCCTGAAACAGGTTGAAGCCATGGTCGCTTCTGACCGCGCTGGTGATGCCGTCGAGCGCGGCGAGGAAGGCGCCGATCTCCCGGGCCAGCACCTGGTCCGACGCGAAGCGGAATTTTTGGTCCCCGCTTCCGGGGAAGAGCTCCACCCCTTCCCGGATGTGCAGCGTCCTGAAGCGGATGAAGTCGGGATTTATCCTGTTGATGACCTCGGCGCTCTCCTCGGCATGCTCAAGGGAGAGCTCCGTCCCGCCGAGCCCGGCAAGGAAATACTCGGAGAGTTCGATCCCCGCCCCCTTCACCTTGAGCCCGGCTGCCACCTGCCCCTCCTTGTCGACCCCCTTTTGCACCAGCTTGAGCAGTGCTTCAGACCCGGTCTCCATCCCTACGTGGATACGGTTCAGTCCCGCCGCGGCCAGCTCCCTGAGGGCGGCGTCCGGGGTACGGGCGAGGCTCTCGGAGCGGGCATAGCAGGTGATCCGCTTCACCCCCGGGAACCTCTCCTTAAGATGACGGAGAATCCGCACCAGGTTTTCGGGACGGTAGGTGAGGCAGTCGGCATCCTGCAGGAACACGGAGTGCATCCCGCCGCAATACCAGCTCCAGGCCGCCAGCACCCCCTGGTGGTCCCCCGGCAGGGTCTGCGGCGGCACCCCCTGGGCGATCTGCTTGATCAAATGGTGAACGGTGTCGATGTCGCGGATGACTTCCTCCACCGGCCGGATGGAGAACCTCTGTTTCTTGTAAAGGGAGCAGAAGGTGCAGCGGTTCCAGGGGCAGTTCCGGTTCACGCGGATCAACAGGCTTTCGGCTTCGCTGGGTGGGCGGATCGGACCCTGTTCGAATCCGGCGTATGGTGGCATGAGAACCTCCTGAAGTTGGCGCTTACCGGTTCAGCAAATCGACCGCCTGCCCCACCCCGTCCAGCGTCAAGGGGAACATGCGGTCCCCCATCAGCTGCCGGATCAGGCGCACCGACCGGGTGACTTCCCACTCCCGCTGCGGCGCGGGGTTCAGCCAGACGGCCCGCGGGTACTGGGCCAAAAGCCGCAAGAGCCAGGTCGAGCCGGGCTCGGCGTTGTCGTGCTCCACGCTCCCGCCGGGCCACTCGATCTCGTACGGCCCCATGGTCGCGTCCCCGACCATGATCAGCTTCCAGTTCGGGCCGAACTGGTGGATCAGATCGAAGGTGGCGAGGTGATGCTGATGGCGGCGCCGGTTGTCGCGCCATATCTTTTCGTAAACGCAGTTGTGGAAGTAAAAGTGCTCCAGGTGCTTGAACTCGCTGCGGGTGGCGCAAAAGAGCTGCTCGCAAAGTTCCACGTGGGGGTCCATCGACCCTCCCACGTCCAGAAGCAGCAGCACCTTAACCTTGTTGTGCCGCTCCGGGACCATGCGCAGATCCAGGTAGCCGCCGTTGCTGGCGGTGGCCCGGATGGTACCGGGGAGGTCCAGCTCCTCCCTCG from Citrifermentans bremense harbors:
- a CDS encoding sigma-54-dependent Fis family transcriptional regulator, giving the protein MSKSQKKKNISAEATRNKVRSLVHFCADTGNIWLHEHRMLLIHAEAQGAMRRELIDTLGMDRARALLMRMGFASGAQDAEVFKRQLEGVPDQEAFLVGTQLHTLEGIAKVTTLELDVDRAAGKFSGHFMWENSWEGNWHKKHYGVHTAPTCWSQLGYACGYTSTLMGRPILYKEVECVGKGDRHCRTVGKPLEEWEDAAEFRRIFHPDPIVDELIELQTQVVELRSAINEKEKLPADVVGKSQAFTTAFGLLKQAAASQITVLLQGETGVGKEVFARTLHERSSRSKASFIAVNCAAIPHDLVESELFGVEKGAYTGALTSRPGRFERADGGTLFLDEIGDLPLPAQAKLLRVLQEGEIERLGDHKVRKVDVRLVAATNIDLKQLVQEGKFRSDLYYRLNAFLVKIPSLRERKDDILLLAERFVEKYAAIQGKRLRGFTDKAKRALLAYHWPGNIRELQNMVERGVILAQPGSRIELDQMFSSTAEEGSVEYGVSSTGSLDINRDSTGKELCEAVLDGGLTLEQVESMLIRAAVEKEGGNLAASARALGLTRPQLAYRLGSLQQKGDSSFRLEDPFANPDLY
- a CDS encoding radical SAM protein, with amino-acid sequence MPPYAGFEQGPIRPPSEAESLLIRVNRNCPWNRCTFCSLYKKQRFSIRPVEEVIRDIDTVHHLIKQIAQGVPPQTLPGDHQGVLAAWSWYCGGMHSVFLQDADCLTYRPENLVRILRHLKERFPGVKRITCYARSESLARTPDAALRELAAAGLNRIHVGMETGSEALLKLVQKGVDKEGQVAAGLKVKGAGIELSEYFLAGLGGTELSLEHAEESAEVINRINPDFIRFRTLHIREGVELFPGSGDQKFRFASDQVLAREIGAFLAALDGITSAVRSDHGFNLFQEINGAFPAGKERLVAVPRRFLELEPDQRMLFQVGKRTGRLLRLDDLKRPDQVEPVRKFCRESGITAANVDERMHEMMQDRMRRGIYG